The following are from one region of the Rosistilla carotiformis genome:
- a CDS encoding site-2 protease family protein — protein MAILTKVGLWLKVAIGIGLVIFVHELGHFVAAKSCGVKCEKFYVGFDVPINIGPIKLPRTLGKFTWGETEYGLGIIPLGGYVKMLGQDDDPRKAAEENKRIKIANEEATPGDETAPPYKLDPRSFQAKSVLQRMFIISAGVIVNVITAVMFAAAAFWYGVPYTPAIIGSTQPGDPAWLAGIQPGSQVVSVGTIENNDQLQFRDMRSEILEQGLDDKTKPVAFTVRKDGEETSYQLIPTLRYDPKKIAVAIGVVPQLSTTLATDVTFYPNSAAATVLDKSFGGAQAIELDGVALPETEGDIYLTPIVEAMRVKASAPIELTFLLTDESKKTITLPPQNMKSLGGTFGVGPITGLVQGGNAEKAGLKPGDQIIRFDGQDQLSAFALRDLAYQRDSAVEIVVQRATEGSEPEEITFNVAPDAVSAPPEASGIDLALDRFGIAYTASNRLATVDEGSPLAASFEPGDQITRITVSWNNDAEKKELSGFVPMKLLNDSWDIDDFYTVPMLVANLQMLPAGTEIRVLGAKGDTADGKVIDTVVKLKSDSDQYWPERGLRFETIKRIHRADSLAAAFSLGYNEAVHRGKGVLRFLKMLVTGRLKADLLGGPVAIFTIAGSHAAEGIPRLLMFLTFLSINLAILNFLPIPALDGGHMVFLIAEAVLGRPVDEEWQARLTMVGVLMLLGLMAFAFYNDIARLIG, from the coding sequence ATGGCCATCCTGACCAAGGTTGGCCTTTGGTTAAAGGTCGCCATCGGAATCGGCTTGGTCATCTTCGTCCACGAATTGGGGCACTTCGTTGCCGCCAAAAGCTGTGGGGTGAAGTGTGAGAAGTTCTACGTGGGCTTTGATGTCCCGATCAACATCGGGCCGATCAAGCTCCCCCGGACGCTGGGGAAATTCACTTGGGGGGAGACCGAATACGGACTCGGCATCATCCCGCTGGGCGGGTACGTCAAAATGCTCGGCCAAGACGACGACCCACGCAAAGCGGCTGAAGAGAACAAACGGATTAAAATCGCCAACGAAGAAGCGACTCCCGGCGATGAGACCGCGCCGCCGTACAAGCTCGATCCACGTAGCTTCCAAGCCAAAAGCGTGCTGCAGCGGATGTTTATCATCAGCGCTGGGGTGATCGTCAACGTGATCACGGCCGTCATGTTCGCCGCCGCGGCATTCTGGTACGGCGTGCCCTACACCCCCGCGATCATCGGATCGACCCAACCGGGCGACCCCGCCTGGTTGGCAGGCATCCAGCCCGGTTCGCAAGTCGTTTCGGTCGGCACGATCGAAAATAACGATCAATTGCAGTTCCGGGACATGCGTTCGGAGATCCTTGAACAAGGCTTGGATGATAAAACCAAACCGGTCGCCTTTACCGTTCGCAAGGATGGCGAAGAGACTTCGTACCAATTGATCCCGACGCTCCGCTACGATCCCAAGAAGATCGCCGTCGCCATCGGCGTGGTCCCTCAATTGTCGACGACCCTTGCGACCGACGTCACGTTTTACCCCAACAGTGCTGCGGCGACCGTGCTCGACAAAAGCTTCGGCGGTGCCCAAGCGATCGAACTCGACGGCGTCGCGCTGCCGGAAACCGAAGGGGACATCTATCTGACACCGATCGTCGAAGCGATGCGGGTCAAAGCTTCCGCGCCGATCGAGTTGACGTTTTTGTTGACCGATGAATCGAAGAAAACGATCACGCTCCCCCCTCAGAACATGAAATCGCTGGGGGGCACCTTTGGCGTCGGGCCAATCACCGGCTTGGTTCAAGGAGGCAATGCGGAGAAGGCGGGCCTGAAACCGGGCGATCAAATCATTCGATTTGATGGGCAGGATCAATTGTCCGCATTCGCGCTCCGCGACCTAGCCTATCAACGCGACAGCGCCGTCGAAATCGTGGTGCAACGCGCCACCGAGGGAAGCGAACCCGAAGAGATTACCTTTAATGTAGCCCCCGACGCGGTCAGCGCTCCGCCCGAAGCCAGTGGCATCGACTTGGCATTGGATCGCTTCGGCATCGCGTATACCGCTTCGAATCGACTCGCAACGGTCGACGAAGGAAGCCCGTTGGCGGCCTCGTTTGAGCCGGGTGACCAGATCACGCGGATCACCGTCTCGTGGAACAACGACGCCGAGAAGAAGGAACTCAGCGGCTTTGTGCCGATGAAACTCCTGAACGATTCGTGGGATATCGACGACTTTTACACCGTCCCGATGCTGGTTGCCAACCTGCAGATGCTTCCCGCGGGTACCGAGATCCGCGTTCTGGGGGCCAAGGGAGACACCGCCGATGGGAAAGTCATCGACACCGTCGTGAAACTGAAGTCCGACTCCGACCAATACTGGCCCGAACGAGGCCTGCGGTTTGAAACGATTAAGCGGATCCATCGTGCCGATTCGTTGGCCGCCGCCTTCAGCCTGGGCTACAACGAAGCGGTCCATCGCGGCAAAGGAGTGCTCCGGTTCTTGAAAATGTTGGTGACCGGACGTTTGAAAGCCGATCTGCTGGGCGGCCCGGTGGCGATCTTTACGATCGCTGGCTCGCACGCCGCCGAAGGCATCCCCCGTTTGTTAATGTTCTTGACCTTCTTAAGTATTAACTTGGCGATCCTGAACTTCTTGCCGATTCCCGCCCTCGATGGTGGACACATGGTCTTCCTGATCGCCGAAGCGGTGCTCGGCCGACCGGTCGACGAAGAATGGCAAGCGCGTTTGACGATGGTCGGCGTGCTGATGCTGCTGGGGTTGATGGCGTTTGCGTTCTACAACGATATCGCCCGTTTGATCGGCTGA